One Mycolicibacterium sp. TUM20985 genomic window, CCTCGACGTCGGGGATCAACGGAATGTGCAGGGCGCCGGCGCCCGAGATCAGGAACTGGGTGACGTACTCCTCGCCACTACCGGTGAAGACGTGCCACCGCATCTCGGCGTCGTCCCAGTGCGCGCGCTCGACGTGAGCGTTGAAGCGCACGTAGCGACGCAGGCCGTACTTCTCGGTGACACCCTTGAGGTAGTCGAGGATCTCGGGTTGCAGCGACCACATGTGGGTCCAGTCGGGCTTCGGCTCGAAGGAGAACGAATACATGTGCGACGGGATGTCGCAGGCGCAGCCGGGATAGGTGTTGTCCCGCCAGGTGCCGCCGATCTCGGCCGCCTTCTCGAGGATGACGAAGTCGTTGGCGCCAAAGCCCTGCTTCTGCAGTGCGATCGCCATCCCCAGGCCGGAGAATCCGGTGCCGATGATGACGGCGCGGGTGCGGACGGGTTGCTTCTGCGCCGACAGGGCGTCGGCCTCTTCGGCGAGGGTCATGCCGCCCAGGATACCTGGGAACGCGGGTACCGGATATCAGGCGACGGATTCGCGGCGGCGAACGCCTTCGTGCAGGGGAAGCTCGGGGTCGATGTTGATGCCGAGCAGCTCACAGGTGCCGTTGATGGCGCCGAGCATGATCGTCGACATGTGCGCGATGAACTCGTCCGGCGGCATGCGGCGGGGGCTGTCGGTACTGGGGCCGAGCCACCACTCCGTGGCCGCCGCGGCCGAGCCAAAGGTCGTGAAGGCGGCCAGTTCGATCGCCGCACCGTCGAGCTCCATCTCGCGCAGCTCGTCGTTGAACATGGCGGCCATCGCCAGGGTGATGTCACGGCCCTCGTTGAGTGCCCGCATCGTCGACTCGCTCTGCTCGGCGAAGCGGCCTTGAATCAGGAAGCGACACACGTTGGGATGTTGGTCGACCATGTAGACGTATTGCTCGACACTGCGCCGGATCACCTCGCGCGCAGGGTCGGCCGAGATGTTGATGGACGGAATGATGGCCGCCCACAACATGTCTCGCAGCCGCTCACCGATGGCTTGGAAGAGGTCGGCCTTGTCGGTGAAGTGACGGTAGATCTTGGGCTTCGCGGTGCCGGCCTCTTCGGCGATCTCGCGAAGGGAGAGCTCCGGGCCAAGGTTGTCGATGGCGCGGAAGGCGGCGTCGACGATCTCGGCACGGACCTTCTTGCGATGCTCGCGCCAGCGCTCGCTACGCGCATCGACCTTCACGCCGGGTTGGGTCCCCGGATGGGGCCGAGACGGTCTGCGCACGGACTCACTGTACCGGCTGAGCGGCGCTGACCTGCCAAGACCGGGCCGGGAAGCGCGCTCACGGCATGAACGCGCGGGGCCGCGCGGGTACGATCGCTCCCGATATCCCCCCGTTCTACGAGACGAGACACATGACGCAGCGTTACGACCTGGTGATTGCCGGTGGTGGCCCCTCCGGCGCCGCCGCAGCATGGCAGGCCGCGCAGACGGGCGCCAAGGTAGTCGTCCTGGACAAGGCCGAATTCCCCCGCGACAAGCCGTGCGGCGACGGTCTCACCGCCCGCGCGGTCAGCTACCTGCAGAAGATGGGCCTCGCCCACGAGGTCGACAAATTTCACCGGGTCAACCGCGTGACGGTGTACAGCCCCTCGAAGTGGGAGCTGTCCTTCCCCACCCGCCCGGGCATGCCGAACCACGGGTACGTCGCACCCCGGCCGCAGCTCGACACCCTGCTGCTCAAGCACGCCGAGGCCGCAGGCGCCGAGATCCGGCAGTCGTGCGAGGTGACCGGACCCGAACTCGACGCCAGCGGTCGCGTCGTGGGCGTCGTGCTCAAGAGCGGCGAGAAGGTCTACGGCGACGCGGTCATCGCGGCCGACGGTGCCTACTCCCCCATCAAGCGCGCCCTGAAGATCGACTCGGAGTACAACGGCTACTCGGCGATCGCGATCCGCGCGGAGATGCCCGCCAACAAGCCCGACTCCGACTCACTCGACATCTACCTCAACCTGAAGTTCCAGGGCGACCAGCTGCCGGGCTATGCCTGGGTGTTCCCCTTCGGCGGCGGTCGCATCAACATCGGCCTCGGCTATGTCAACAGCTATAAGGACTGGCAGAAGATCAACGCCACCCAGTTCATGGGCGAGTTCATGCAGACGTTGCCCCGCGATTGGGGACTGCCGCCCATCGAGGAATTGAAGAAGGACAAGCTGGTGCGGGCCTGGCGCTTGCCCATGGGCTTCACCGCGTGGCCGCCGTGGCGTCCCGGCGTGCTCTTCACCGGAGATTCACTCGGTGCGGGCAAGCCGGCGTCGGGCGCGGGCATCTCCAAGGCGCTCGAATCGGGCCTCGCCGCCGGTGAGTGCGCGATCGCGGCACTGACCAATGGCGGGCCCGACGACTTCACCAACTACGGGCAGCGCATGGAAGCGGCATGGGGCAAGGAGTACCGGCGCGGCCGCTACTTCCACAAGCTCGCCGGTATCCCCGCGGTGGCGAACAACGGCATCAAGCTCATCGACAACGCGTTCTTCCGCGATCGCATGCTCAAGGCGCTGTACAAGAAGGAACAGGGTCCGCAGCACCAGGTGAAGTAGCCCCACACTCGCCGAACCCGTACTGCACGCACTCTGCGACGGGTCTGAAGCCAAGTCTGCGGTAGATCGCATTCGACACCGGATTGGCCACGTCGGCGAACAACACCACGTCGCGCGCGCCGTGGCGTCGAGCGTGCCGCGCAGCCTCGGCGGTGACCGCTGCGCCGTAGCCACGTCCTCTGTTCGACGGCGGCGTGTAGACGGGGCCGATGCGCGACATCCCCAGCAGACAGCCGTGGATCCGCGCCATCGCGACGGGCGCTCCGTCCACCGTCCACAGCACGACGTGCCCACCGGCGTCGGCGATGTCGCGAAGCAGTGCGCGGCTGGCCGACGGATTCGACTCCGATTCGAAGGCCTCGATGAAGAACGCGTCCAGCCATTCGCCGAGCAACTCGGCATCCTCTGCACCGGCAAGTCGTGGTTCGCCGACGACGCCATCGGGCGCGACCAGATCGCCGAGGCGATACAGCGTCTCCGCGAACGATGCCGAAGCCTCTGCACCGGTGGCCTCGGTCCACGCTTGCCCGAAAGCCTCTGCGGTGGAGAGTGTTCCGCGTGCCGCAGGAAGGTCGGCCCGCGCCGGCGCGAGCGTAGCCGCCGCTTCCTTCGCCAGTGCGGGCGGCAGCCCGTTGACCAGGAGCACGCCGTCGCGCATCTGCAGCGCCGCGCCGAGGACGCCCTCACCGTCGAAGGCCGCCAACAGGAGGTGCTCGGCGGGCCACCGCGAGGTGCGCAAGGTGGTGAGTTCGGTGGTGAACAGCACCGGATCCCGGCGGTAGACCCAGCGTGACACTGGGCCGAAACCATCCGGCGTCGAATACAGCTGCACGTTCACACAGACGAGGGTGAACGACCCCGCTGCCGAATTCCACTGATTTATTGGCCACGCCGAGTGTGTGGGGCGTCGACAACGCCACTCGCACGTTGCATCGAGAAGCCACACACTCGACGAGTCAGTGACGACCGCGCGCATCCCGGCCCGGCTTGCGGGCAGCCTTCCCCGCAGCGGCGCGGGCGGCCTGCTTCGCGAGCGTCTTCTCCCGCGCACTGCGTTTCGGCGGCGGCTCGGCCTGCCCTCGCGACGAACTGGGCTTGCGGCCCCGCACGATTCCGATGAACTCCTCGACCAGTGTGGCCTGCTGCCCCGCGGGGACGGCGAGCGCCACGGGACAGGAGGGCGCTTCCGCGATCGGGCGGTAGGTGAGGTCCCTGCGGTGATGCAGCCGCGCCAGCGACTGCGGAACGATGAGTGCACCGATGCCCGCGGCGACGAGTTCGATTGCATCACTGGTGGTTTCGGGTCGCTGGTCGACCCGCACACCGGGGGTGGCGTCCCATCCGACGACGTCGTCGAGCGGCACCAGGATCGGTTCGCCGTCGAGGTCCGCGACGGTGACCGAGTCGGCGGCGCTCAGCAGGTGATCGGTCGGCACCACGACCACGGTCGTCTCCTCGTACAGGGGGATGACGGCAACTCCCGACGCGTCGCCCGACGGCCGGAGCAGCGCCACGTCGACGGCGCCGGCCCGCAACGCGTCCGCTGCGTCGGCGGCGGCGACGGCCTGCAACCGCAGCGGAACCTCGGGGTGGCGCTGCGCCCAGGTCCGAGCCCACTTCGCGGGCGTCACACCGGGGACGTACCCCACTGTGAGCGAGGGCAGCGAGGATGAAGCCACCGCCTCAGGCTACCGACAGGCTCACGGATAGGCTTTGGGCCATGAGCAGGCCGAATGCACAGTCCATGAAGCCCGCCACGGCGGCGAAGAAGCTAGACGTGTACTTGCCCGCGACGCCTCCGGAATTCCAGGACAACGCGATCACCCGCGCCGAGCTCACCGCCTTGCAGGAGGATCCGCCGCAGTGGCTCCAGGACCTCCGCAAGAACGGGCCGCATCCGAAGAATCTGGTGGCAGCCAAGCTGGGCGTCTCGATCGCCGGTCTCGCACGCGGTGGCATCACCGAGGCGATCACCACTGAGCAGATCAACGAGTTGCTCGAGGAGAAGCCCGAGTGGCTCGTCGCCGAACGCGAGAACTACCAGAGCGTGCTGCGCGAGGAGCGACGCATCAAGGCGTTGCACGCAGACCAGGCCCGCGACAGCTGATCCCCGATCGAACCTGTCGCCGACGCGACCGAAGCGGCGTTCGAGGCGCGACTCAAGGCGAGAGTCTCTTCCGCATTTCTCTCACACGTGGATCAAGCAGGCTTTCGCGACACAATGACGACCTCAGCGGTCGCCCCCGTCGGAAAACACTTGTGCGCCATGTCTCCGACGACTCAACCGGCGTCTTCGATGCAGTACTTGCACGTGTCCTTCTTGATCCCACGATTCGTGTGGTGGCGGGTATGCGCGCTACGTCGACTCGATGGCATTGATCGTCCTTTTCGCACTGCCGACATCTTGGCGCGTGTCTCATCGCTCGCACGACGGCCGTAGTTCGGATTGGCGACACCTCTTCTCTGCTCGGACAATTTCTCGCGAGCTTCTTCCGACATCACGTGGCCGAAACTCGGGTGGTCCCGTCCGAACTTTCCGTAGTTCGGATTGTCGGGTCCCACGTTCTGTCCCATTCGGAGCTCCGACCATTTCGCGCGCTGCTCCGCCGCGTGAGTACGCCCATAGAACGGGTTGGCGTCAGCAAATCGGCTTATGCATTTCCGCCCGGTCGACTTAATCCTGGCGGCTTCCCGCATTTCGGCCGTCCATTCGATGCCCATGGGACCCAAACCGCCCTGAGACAAATTTAGTAGAGGATGCCCATGCCGCCGAAGCGACTCGATCCAGACGATTTCCGCCTGCCCTAGTTCTTGGAGGCCTTCTACACGCTCGAGTTGGTCAGCGACGATGCCAGCGCCATCGTGCTTTCGCAGCCAATCGTAGAACGGAGTCTTTCTCCCCGACCGGGCGAGCGTGACATGTTGCCGGAGGCGGACTTTGACCGATTTGGTCGTGAGACCTACATAACGATAGACGACTTCCGACCGGAGCCTGACCCCGTAGATCACGCCTCCGGTCGGAAGTTCTGCCGCCAACAGAGTTCAGCTGTCAGTGACCAGGTGTCACAACATGCAGCTGACGCAATTTTCAACCTCAGTCCCCGCCAGAGCCATTTGGCGCAGGCGGATGTAGTACAGCGTCTTGATGCCCTTGCGCCAGGCGTAGATCTGCGCCTTGTTGACGTCGCGCGTGCTGGCGGTGTCCTTGAAGAACAGCGTCAGGCTCAAGCCCTGATCCACGTGCTGGGTGGCCGCGGCGTAGGTGTCGATGATCTTCTCGTAGCCGATCTCGTACGCGTCCTCGTAGAACTCGAGGTTGTCGTTGGTCAGATACGGCGCCGGGTAGTACGCGCGACCGATCTTGCCTTCCTTGCGGATCTCGATCCGCGACGCCACCGGGTGGATCGACGACGTCGAGTAGTTGATGTAGGAGATCGACCCCGTCGGCGGGACGGCCTGCAGGTTCTGGTTGTAGATGCCGTGCTGCTGCACCGACTCCTTGAGCCGCTTCCAGTCCTCCTGCGTCGGAATGCGAATGTCCGCTTCGGCGAACAACTCCCGCACGCGTTCGGTGGCCGGCTCCCACACCTGATCGGTGTACTTGTCGAAGAACTCCCCCGACGCGTACTTCGACTTCTCGAAACCGCCGAAGCGCGTGCCGCGTTCGATCGCGATGCGATTGCTTGCCCGCAGCGCGTGGTAGAGCACCGCGTAGAAGTAGATGTTGGTGAAGTCGATGCCCTCTTCGGACCCGTACATGATGCGCTCGCGCGCCAGGTAGCCGTGCAGGTTCATCTGCCCGAGCCCGATCGCGTGAGAGTCGTTGTTGCCCTGCTCGATCGACGGCACCGACCAGATGTGGGTCTGATCGCTGACCGCGGTCAGACCGCGAATCGCGACCTCGATGGTCTGCGCGAAGTCCGGCGAGTCCATCGTCTTGGCGATGTTGAGCGACCCCAGGTTGCACGAGATGTCCTTGCCCACCTCGGCGTAGCTCAGGTCCTCGTTGAACCGCGACGGCGTCGAGACCTGCAGGATCTCCGAGCACAGATTGCTGTGGGTGATCCGGCCCTCGATGGGGTTGGCCCGGTTCACCGTGTCCTCGTACATGATGTACGGGTAGCCGGACTCGAACTGCAATTCGGCGAGCGTCTGGAAGAACTCGCGCGCCTTGATCTTCGTCTTGCGGATGCGCGCGTCGTCGACCATCTCGTAGTACTTCTCGGTGATGGAGATGTCGGCGAACGGCATCCCGTAGACGCGCTCGACGTCGTACGGCGAGAAGAGGTACATGTCCTCGTTCTTCTTCGCCAGCTCGAACGTGATGTCCGGGATGACCACACCGAGGGACAGCGTCTTGATGCGGATCTTCTCATCGGCGTTCTCGCGCTTGGTGTCGAGGAACCGGTAGATGTCGGGGTGATGCGCCTGCAGGTAGACCGCGCCGGCACCTTGGCGGGCACCCAGCTGGTTGGCGTAGGAGAACGAATCCTCAAGCAGCTTCATGATCGGGATGACGCCCGAGCTCTGGTTCTCGATGTTCTTGATCGGTGCGCCGTGCTCGCGAATGTTGCTCAGCAGCAACGCCACTCCGCCACCGCGCTTGGACAGCTGCAGCGCCGAGTTGATGGACCGCCCGATGGACTCCATGTTGTCCTCGATGCGCAGCAGGAAGCAGCTGACCGGCTCGCCGCGCTGCTTCTTGCCCGAGTTGAGGAACGTCGGGGTGGCCGGCTGGAACCGGCCGTCGATGATCTCGTCGACGAGCTTCTCGGCCAGCATCGTGTCACCGGCGGCGAGCGTCAGCGACACCATGACGACGCGGTCCTCGAAGCGTTCGAGGTAGCGCTTCCCGTCGAACGTCTTCAACGTGTAGGACGTGTAGTACTTGAACGCACCCAGGAACGTCGGAAAGCGGAACTTCTTGGCGTATGCGCGATCCAGCAGGGTCTTGACGAAGTTGCGCGAGTACTGGTCGAGCACCTCGCGCTCGTAGTAGTTCTCCTTGACCAGGTAGTCGAGCTTCTCGTCCTGGTTGTGGAAGAACACCGTGTTCTGGTTGACGTGCTGCAGGAAGTACTGGTTGGCGGCTTCCCGGTCCTTGTCGAACTGGATCTTGCCGTCCTTGTCGTACAGGTTGAGCATCGCGTTGAGGGCGTGATAGTCGGTCTCGCCCGGGAGTGCGTGAACTCCGGTGGTTACAGGTTCTGCAGTGACGGTTGGTGACACGTCTGGTCCTTCCAGAAGTCGGCAAGCCCCTCGCGGACGGCGAAGACGTCGTCCGTGGTGCCCATCAGTTCGAAGCGGTAGAGGTAGGGAACGCCGCACTTGCGGGAGACGACGTCGCCGGCGTAGCCGTACTCGGCGCCGAAGTTGGTGTTGCCCGCCGCGATCACGCCGCGGATCAACGCCCGGTTGTGTTCATTGTTGAGGAAGCCGATCACTTGCTTGGGGACGTAGCCCCCACGTTCGATGTCGGGACCGTTGGCGTGCCCGCCGCCGTAGGTCGGAAGCACCAGCACATAGGGCTCGTCCACCTCGATGCGTTCGCGCAGTGGAATCCTGATGGCGGGCATCTCGAGCTTCTCGACGAAGCGGTGGGTGTTCTCCGAGACGCTGGAGAAGTAGACGAGATTGCTCATCACGTTCCCCTCGTACCCGCCCGATACTCCCTAGGCCGTGACGGCTACTGCGCCGGACAGCGACTTGATGCGGTCGGGCCGGAAGCCCGACCAGTGATCGTTACCCGCGACGACGACGGGCGCCTGCAGATAACCCAGCGCCATCACGTAGTCCCGCGCTTCGTCGTCGAGGCTGATGTCGACCTTCTCGTAGGCGATGCCCTGCTTGTCGAGCGCCTTGTACGTGGCGTTGCACTGCACGCACGCGGGCTTGGTGTAGACGGTGATCGAGGCTTGGGTCACTTCGGCTCCTCTGCGAGAACTGGTCTGACTGGCTACTGCTATCCCCTGAAGTTCAGCAGCCCGGAGACCCGTGAAATTCCCGTCGTCCGGAGCTGTCCGACCAGCGTTCGGTTGACCCGACCAGCTGGTTTCGAGAGCTCCGGCCGACCCTTGCTCAGTAAGGAAATCTGGGGCCTGTCGGTCTGCAAGACACTACACCTAGTGTCCGACATTCAGAAGAGATACAAGATGTTCTGAACGACATTGATGGAATTCCCTGGTCGTAAGCCCTCGCCCCCATTTCGGATCGGCGTGTCGCACGTCACAGTGCACCCGTGTCGCACTGTCGGTACCGGTCTACCACCGCCCACCGACACGCCTCTCGGGACGACTCCTAATAGCAAAGCCGCCGACGAACCCGGCCCGGGGCGCGTCGGCGGCTTTGCGATGGGTGAGGTCAGCCAACCTCGGCGACCAGCTTCCCGACCACGTCGCGAACCTGCCGAACCACGTCGGCGTTCTCCCGTGGGTGCTTGCCGTCGAACACCGCGGCGGGCACCGAGAGCTTCAGGTCCTCGACCACCCGCGGGCCGGCGATGCCGAATGACTTGCGCGTCTCGTCGTGCGCCCACACGCCGCCGAACTGGCCGAGTGCCGACCCGATGACCGCCAGCGGCTTGTCCTTGAGCGCCCCGTTGCCGTACGGC contains:
- a CDS encoding GNAT family N-acetyltransferase encodes the protein MNVQLYSTPDGFGPVSRWVYRRDPVLFTTELTTLRTSRWPAEHLLLAAFDGEGVLGAALQMRDGVLLVNGLPPALAKEAAATLAPARADLPAARGTLSTAEAFGQAWTEATGAEASASFAETLYRLGDLVAPDGVVGEPRLAGAEDAELLGEWLDAFFIEAFESESNPSASRALLRDIADAGGHVVLWTVDGAPVAMARIHGCLLGMSRIGPVYTPPSNRGRGYGAAVTAEAARHARRHGARDVVLFADVANPVSNAIYRRLGFRPVAECVQYGFGECGATSPGAADPVPSCTAP
- a CDS encoding redoxin NrdH translates to MTQASITVYTKPACVQCNATYKALDKQGIAYEKVDISLDDEARDYVMALGYLQAPVVVAGNDHWSGFRPDRIKSLSGAVAVTA
- a CDS encoding NUMOD3 domain-containing DNA-binding protein — its product is MAAELPTGGVIYGVRLRSEVVYRYVGLTTKSVKVRLRQHVTLARSGRKTPFYDWLRKHDGAGIVADQLERVEGLQELGQAEIVWIESLRRHGHPLLNLSQGGLGPMGIEWTAEMREAARIKSTGRKCISRFADANPFYGRTHAAEQRAKWSELRMGQNVGPDNPNYGKFGRDHPSFGHVMSEEAREKLSEQRRGVANPNYGRRASDETRAKMSAVRKGRSMPSSRRSAHTRHHTNRGIKKDTCKYCIEDAG
- the nrdE gene encoding class 1b ribonucleoside-diphosphate reductase subunit alpha, translating into MSPTVTAEPVTTGVHALPGETDYHALNAMLNLYDKDGKIQFDKDREAANQYFLQHVNQNTVFFHNQDEKLDYLVKENYYEREVLDQYSRNFVKTLLDRAYAKKFRFPTFLGAFKYYTSYTLKTFDGKRYLERFEDRVVMVSLTLAAGDTMLAEKLVDEIIDGRFQPATPTFLNSGKKQRGEPVSCFLLRIEDNMESIGRSINSALQLSKRGGGVALLLSNIREHGAPIKNIENQSSGVIPIMKLLEDSFSYANQLGARQGAGAVYLQAHHPDIYRFLDTKRENADEKIRIKTLSLGVVIPDITFELAKKNEDMYLFSPYDVERVYGMPFADISITEKYYEMVDDARIRKTKIKAREFFQTLAELQFESGYPYIMYEDTVNRANPIEGRITHSNLCSEILQVSTPSRFNEDLSYAEVGKDISCNLGSLNIAKTMDSPDFAQTIEVAIRGLTAVSDQTHIWSVPSIEQGNNDSHAIGLGQMNLHGYLARERIMYGSEEGIDFTNIYFYAVLYHALRASNRIAIERGTRFGGFEKSKYASGEFFDKYTDQVWEPATERVRELFAEADIRIPTQEDWKRLKESVQQHGIYNQNLQAVPPTGSISYINYSTSSIHPVASRIEIRKEGKIGRAYYPAPYLTNDNLEFYEDAYEIGYEKIIDTYAAATQHVDQGLSLTLFFKDTASTRDVNKAQIYAWRKGIKTLYYIRLRQMALAGTEVENCVSCML
- the nrdI gene encoding class Ib ribonucleoside-diphosphate reductase assembly flavoprotein NrdI, with the translated sequence MSNLVYFSSVSENTHRFVEKLEMPAIRIPLRERIEVDEPYVLVLPTYGGGHANGPDIERGGYVPKQVIGFLNNEHNRALIRGVIAAGNTNFGAEYGYAGDVVSRKCGVPYLYRFELMGTTDDVFAVREGLADFWKDQTCHQPSLQNL
- a CDS encoding LysR family substrate-binding domain-containing protein; protein product: MASSSLPSLTVGYVPGVTPAKWARTWAQRHPEVPLRLQAVAAADAADALRAGAVDVALLRPSGDASGVAVIPLYEETTVVVVPTDHLLSAADSVTVADLDGEPILVPLDDVVGWDATPGVRVDQRPETTSDAIELVAAGIGALIVPQSLARLHHRRDLTYRPIAEAPSCPVALAVPAGQQATLVEEFIGIVRGRKPSSSRGQAEPPPKRSAREKTLAKQAARAAAGKAARKPGRDARGRH
- a CDS encoding TetR/AcrR family transcriptional regulator → MRRPSRPHPGTQPGVKVDARSERWREHRKKVRAEIVDAAFRAIDNLGPELSLREIAEEAGTAKPKIYRHFTDKADLFQAIGERLRDMLWAAIIPSINISADPAREVIRRSVEQYVYMVDQHPNVCRFLIQGRFAEQSESTMRALNEGRDITLAMAAMFNDELREMELDGAAIELAAFTTFGSAAAATEWWLGPSTDSPRRMPPDEFIAHMSTIMLGAINGTCELLGINIDPELPLHEGVRRRESVA
- a CDS encoding DUF5997 family protein gives rise to the protein MSRPNAQSMKPATAAKKLDVYLPATPPEFQDNAITRAELTALQEDPPQWLQDLRKNGPHPKNLVAAKLGVSIAGLARGGITEAITTEQINELLEEKPEWLVAERENYQSVLREERRIKALHADQARDS
- a CDS encoding NAD(P)/FAD-dependent oxidoreductase; translated protein: MTQRYDLVIAGGGPSGAAAAWQAAQTGAKVVVLDKAEFPRDKPCGDGLTARAVSYLQKMGLAHEVDKFHRVNRVTVYSPSKWELSFPTRPGMPNHGYVAPRPQLDTLLLKHAEAAGAEIRQSCEVTGPELDASGRVVGVVLKSGEKVYGDAVIAADGAYSPIKRALKIDSEYNGYSAIAIRAEMPANKPDSDSLDIYLNLKFQGDQLPGYAWVFPFGGGRINIGLGYVNSYKDWQKINATQFMGEFMQTLPRDWGLPPIEELKKDKLVRAWRLPMGFTAWPPWRPGVLFTGDSLGAGKPASGAGISKALESGLAAGECAIAALTNGGPDDFTNYGQRMEAAWGKEYRRGRYFHKLAGIPAVANNGIKLIDNAFFRDRMLKALYKKEQGPQHQVK